CCAGAGTACCACGTACAATTACGGCATCAACCTCAGTTAACCAAATGCCTAACGGGGACCTAGAAACCGCTGCTAGTTTTCCTTCAAATCCGTAATCTCGATCAACTAGAACTAGCATCTTTCGTCCAATATTCCGCTCGAAGTAAGTTAGGATTGAATGTGAATGGGACATGAATTAAGGCTCCGCAAATCCATCCCTTTGTATTCATTGCGGATGAATTAAAGTTTTAAAATTCTTTTGTTATGAAGAGAACTAAGCTAGTCTTATAGGTTATAAGTCATGAACAACTCTGGTACAAACCACCTAAAACGCGCGACTAAACATTACGGTGCACTTTTCACATTTCCAACTCACAGAACTCTAATTATGTTACAGTTTGTGATAGGCTCTATAGGCGGTGGACTGGCCTTCTTTCCTCTTTTTTCAAGTTTTGTGATGAGTACGATGACTGGCATTTGCATATTTGTAGCGCCTTCAATGATCGGTGATATTTTGATAAAGTCTATTATCATTCGCAACGATCCAGTTTTTAACCTGAGGCGCTGTGCTGCGCTTTCTTTAATTGGCGGAACCCTTTGGGTAGGCATCACTATTATTGGGGGAATTATCAGTTTCTTAACCATGAATCCGGTTGCACTGGGAAGAGCGTTTATTCTCGGTTTCGGCACTGTTTTGGCGCTTCGGCTTTTAGCATTTTATGCGATTTCGTTTTCTAAAAATTATCAGAATTTTTTCGCAGCAATAACGCAGCCACTGCTTTGCCTTACAAGTGCTTTTTACCTACAAATTTTTTCTTTCAATCTTCTAACTCCTCTATTTGGCTCAACTATTATCCTGTTAATCGCCTCCTCCGCTTTCTTTAAATTCATTGATAGACACGGCAAGGAGAAAATAGGACTTAATGCAATTCCATTGTTTCGGGGGTTTGTTGCTGATTGGGCAGAAAATCTTAATGCTCCGCTTGAAGAGTGCTTTGAGAAACTTGGAAGCGATGAAGAGATTTCGGTCACGGTTGCGGCATTTCAAAGTAATGGCTCTAATACGCTTTTAGTTATTCCCTCATTTCACCCAGGACCATTTAGAAACGTTGGTAGTAGCAGACTTCCATGTGAACTTCAACAATCGCTTGAAGCTAAAACTGGGGCTACAGTTCTTGTAACTCACGGTCCATCCGGGCATGAACTTAATCTTGCATCTCAAAAACAAAATCAACGAATCATAGAGGAAACATTCAAACTTGTTGCATTCAAACAGTTTTCTCCCTTCGCCAGCCGCATGATACGCGCTGAAGTAGGTTACGCAAAGGCAAGTTGCCAAGTTCTAGGTGATGGTGTTCTTTTAACTCTCACCTGTGCACCTAAAACTATGGAAGACATTCCAAGAGAGGCTAGTTTACCTATACTAGATGTTGGCAAAAAATTGTTGTTCAAAACCGTAGCCATCGTAGATGCGCATAATAGTGTAAATAGTGATGAACCACTCTCGGATCTAGACATTGAAGCAATAATAGAAGCGGCAAAGCTGGCATTGGAAAATGCGGCTAGCGAGCCGCGTAGCAAATTCCAAGTTGGAGCGGCTAAGGTTATTCTTCCTGGGTACACTATTCGCGAGGGAATAGGGCCAGGAGGAATTGTTGTGTTAGTTATAAAAGTTGGCGATCAGATGGTGGCATACATAACTATTGATGGAAATAACATGGTCACAGGTTTACGTGAAAAAATTCTAAATTCTCTCCTGGAAATCGGTATTAATGACGGCGAGGTTTTAACGACAGATACTCATGCGGTTAATGCTGTAACATTAATACCGCGGGGTTACCATCCTATTGGGGAGGCTATAGATCAACAGCAACTAATTCATTACATCAAGGAAGCAACAAAAACTGCGTTAGGTAACTTAAAAGATGCTGAAGTTTCTTGGAACACTGGAACATTTAATAAGGTTAGGGTCCTAGGCTCAAAACGGCTTTCTGAATTAGCTTTCCTTGTGGATTCGACGGCTAATTTGGCGAAAAAGGCTGCGATGATCTTCTTTGTACCAGCTTGTTTTTTCGCCGTTCTTTTTTCCATAATATTTTAGAAGCTTTATTTTTAAGTCGTTATTATAAGTAGCGAGGGCAGGGGTAGTTTTTCAGTATTTAACAGTTTATGTGAGATAGGGAATTAAGCTATTTTGGCCTTAGGCTTTGAAATCGTAATTTCAATAGTTGAAACACTTGTTTCATTGCCTTCGGAACGAGCAACCTTTTGCGTGGCAATATTTATTCCCTTAATCTCTAAATCCTTAATGAAGGCTCGACGTAATAATTCAACTGTGTCTACGGCTCGGCTTATCGCGCGACCTCTGGCTTTTACTAGTACTTGTTGTGCTCCATTATTAAAGAAGGTTAGGCAGGCTACAACATAATTCATAATCGGCTTTTTACCTATGAGTACTATGCTTTCTTGGGGTTGACTCATTTATAGCCCTCCGAATGTCTTTCTTGGTTTGAATGCATTATCGAATCATGCTTATTCATTATGAAAATGTTTCGATGGTGAATAAGGGAGTCAAATATCTGGGATCCTTAAATACCCTCATTTCGATGCTTTAAAACAACCCTAAATCCCCACGTTACATGGAAGTAAAGGCTTTGCTAAAGCGCCTTCTCCCCTGTATCAAAACAGAGTTTAAGCATTTCTTAACATTAATTCATTCCATCAGATAATGATAAACAATTACGGTGTCATACTCGTGGAAACTGTTTTCTAAGTGGTGATAGATAATAGATCAGCATACGCCAAGGAATTTTATGATTGTGGTGGGACAATGTCTTCTAAAAGAGGAGTTAAAATTTCTGTCGTAGATATAAAGAAGCCAGCAGACGTTCAATTTATTTGTGGTCAAGGCAATTTTAGTATCTTCAGTACGGACAACTTATTCCGGACTTTTCAGACGACCCTTCCACCAGGAGTTAAGTTCGGTATAGCCATGAACGAAGCAGCACCTAGACTAGTACGCGTAACCGCTAATGACATTGAACTGGAGCGGTTAGCTGCGGAAGCTGCTCTCGCAATTGGGGCTTCTCACGTTTGGGTTGCCATGATGCGCGGAGCTTATCCAATAAATGTTCTAAATGCCTTAAAGCAAAACATAGGCGTATGTACGGTTTTTGTAGCGACAGCTAATCCCTGCCAAATTATTATTGCAGAGACCAAGCTGGGACGTGCCGTTCTTGGGGCAGTTGATGGAACATCAGTGACTAGAATTGAAAATGAAAAGGAACGGGAAGAGCGCCGAGCACTAGTTAGAAAACTCGGCTACGTGCTGGGGTAAGCGGATTTCAGTTATATCTGCAAGAAAGTGGAGAATTTAACAACTAATTTTCATCAAACGATGAGTACTTAAATTCGAATCTAGTGGAAGTTGAGAGGAGGGAGGGTTGCTTTTCCATTTTATTAAGTCTTATATCATTACTAACCAAATCTATGTAGTCCGGTTTTGCTTGTTAAGGAGGTTATACATTGGCGCTAAAAGGTGAATATCCGAAGATTCGCGTCTCTCCACCTGGTCCTAGGGCACGCAATCTTCTGAAACGCGATGAAGCGGTGGTCTCCCAGTCCTTTGTGCGTTACTATCCACTTGTAGCCGAGTCGGGAAGTGGGTGTATCCTTCGGGATGTTGATGGAAACGAGTACATAGATTTTAACTCAGGAATAGCTGTATTAGCTGTCGGGCATAGCCATCCCGCGGTTGTAGAAGCTATTAAAAAACAAGCTGAACGACTTATTCATTATTCTTATACTGATTTTTACTACGAACCTCTTGTTAGTCTCTCGGAGAAACTTTGCGAAATCACGCCTGGTAAATTTGATAAAAAAGTTTTTACTGGGAATAGCGGAGCCGAAGCCATTGAGGCAGCGGTCAAACTCGCTAAATGGCATACCCGAAAACACCAATTCATTGGCTTTATCGGAGGCTTCCATGGACGAACGATTGGTGCGCTCAGTCTCACTGCGAGTAAGCCAGTTCAACGGAGGTATTTCTTTCCTGTGATGCCAGGTGTCACGCATGTGCCATACCCATACTGCTATCGGTGCCCTTTCAAACAGACTCTCCCTGACTGCGACTACTGGTGCGTAAACTATATCGATGAAATGGTCTTTCAAAAATTCATTCCACCCGAAGAGGTAGCCGCAATTGTTTTTGAACCCATTCAAGGGGAGGGGGGTTACATTGTACCTCCTCCGGATTACTTTAAACGCCTCAAAAAATTGGCTGATAAATACAACATTCTTTTGATAGATGATGAAATACAGGCTGGAATGGGTCGTACTGGAAAATGGTTTGCTATTGAACACTGGGGAATTGAGCCAGATATTATATGCATTGCTAAGGCATTAGCCTCAGGTTTACCAATAGGTGCTATGGTAGCTAGAGCTGAATGTATGGATTGGGAGGCAGGCTCCCACGCTACTACCTTTGGTGGAAATCCGGTTGCATGTGCTGCTGCGTTAGCAACAATAGACGTAATTAAAAACGAACATCTCTTAGAAAATGCAACAAAACAGGGTAATTATATTATGAAGCAGTTCGTAGAATTGCAAACTGAATGTGAAATAATCGGCGATGTTCGCGGGAAAGGCTTGATGGTTGGCATTGAATTAGTTCGAAATAGGGATACTAAGACACCGGGGCGTAATGAAGCCTACGAGGTCATGATAAGAAGTTGGAAGCATGGTGTTGCTCTAATTACCTGCGGTGCTTCCACCTTGCGGATTGCCCCGCCTCTCATAATCACTCGTGAGCTTGTTGACACTGCTCTTTCGATTATAGAAAGTGCAATTAAGGAAGTCGAACGTGAAACAAGGTAGGCGCTGTACCGCTTACTTTCAGATTAATTCTTCTGTGCTGGGGCTAACCATGCTTC
The nucleotide sequence above comes from Candidatus Bathyarchaeota archaeon. Encoded proteins:
- a CDS encoding acetyl ornithine aminotransferase family protein, which codes for MALKGEYPKIRVSPPGPRARNLLKRDEAVVSQSFVRYYPLVAESGSGCILRDVDGNEYIDFNSGIAVLAVGHSHPAVVEAIKKQAERLIHYSYTDFYYEPLVSLSEKLCEITPGKFDKKVFTGNSGAEAIEAAVKLAKWHTRKHQFIGFIGGFHGRTIGALSLTASKPVQRRYFFPVMPGVTHVPYPYCYRCPFKQTLPDCDYWCVNYIDEMVFQKFIPPEEVAAIVFEPIQGEGGYIVPPPDYFKRLKKLADKYNILLIDDEIQAGMGRTGKWFAIEHWGIEPDIICIAKALASGLPIGAMVARAECMDWEAGSHATTFGGNPVACAAALATIDVIKNEHLLENATKQGNYIMKQFVELQTECEIIGDVRGKGLMVGIELVRNRDTKTPGRNEAYEVMIRSWKHGVALITCGASTLRIAPPLIITRELVDTALSIIESAIKEVERETR
- a CDS encoding adenosine monophosphate-protein transferase, whose protein sequence is MSSKRGVKISVVDIKKPADVQFICGQGNFSIFSTDNLFRTFQTTLPPGVKFGIAMNEAAPRLVRVTANDIELERLAAEAALAIGASHVWVAMMRGAYPINVLNALKQNIGVCTVFVATANPCQIIIAETKLGRAVLGAVDGTSVTRIENEKEREERRALVRKLGYVLG
- the albA gene encoding DNA-binding protein Alba codes for the protein MSQPQESIVLIGKKPIMNYVVACLTFFNNGAQQVLVKARGRAISRAVDTVELLRRAFIKDLEIKGINIATQKVARSEGNETSVSTIEITISKPKAKIA
- a CDS encoding DUF2070 family protein produces the protein MNNSGTNHLKRATKHYGALFTFPTHRTLIMLQFVIGSIGGGLAFFPLFSSFVMSTMTGICIFVAPSMIGDILIKSIIIRNDPVFNLRRCAALSLIGGTLWVGITIIGGIISFLTMNPVALGRAFILGFGTVLALRLLAFYAISFSKNYQNFFAAITQPLLCLTSAFYLQIFSFNLLTPLFGSTIILLIASSAFFKFIDRHGKEKIGLNAIPLFRGFVADWAENLNAPLEECFEKLGSDEEISVTVAAFQSNGSNTLLVIPSFHPGPFRNVGSSRLPCELQQSLEAKTGATVLVTHGPSGHELNLASQKQNQRIIEETFKLVAFKQFSPFASRMIRAEVGYAKASCQVLGDGVLLTLTCAPKTMEDIPREASLPILDVGKKLLFKTVAIVDAHNSVNSDEPLSDLDIEAIIEAAKLALENAASEPRSKFQVGAAKVILPGYTIREGIGPGGIVVLVIKVGDQMVAYITIDGNNMVTGLREKILNSLLEIGINDGEVLTTDTHAVNAVTLIPRGYHPIGEAIDQQQLIHYIKEATKTALGNLKDAEVSWNTGTFNKVRVLGSKRLSELAFLVDSTANLAKKAAMIFFVPACFFAVLFSIIF